Genomic DNA from Catellatospora sp. TT07R-123:
GCCAGCGCTCCTGGCCCTCGGCGACGTCGATGAGTTCCGCCGCGAACGGCAGGTCCGCCGCTGGCACGCCTACAGCCTGGGCGATAGCGTCACGGCGCTGCGCCTCCCGAGCCGGGATCAGGCTCCTGGCCACGCGAAGCGCCTGCAACTCGGCGGTTTTGCCCTGCAGATCCTTCTCCAGCTGCCCGGCTTCTGCGAACGCCGCCCTCAGCGTGGGCGCCAGCTGCTCGCGTTCGGCACGCGCTGACTCCGCCAACTGCGGCAGCTGCGATCGCAGAGCCAGGAACTCCGCTTCGGTCACCGGCGCCGAACGCCCCAGCAGAGCAAGCTGCCCGCCGTAGGCGGCGTAGGCGTCGCGGCGTGCTTGAACTTCGATGTTGGCGGCGTCGAGCTGCACCTGCAGCGTCCGTAGGACCTCGCCCTGCTCGCTCCACTGCTGCTCTAGCGACCAGAAGCTGTCATAGGCCGCTTGCTGATCTTTGGTCCTGGCCTGCAGGTCCTCGTCGAGCCCTTGGAGGGCGGTGTCGATCTGGTCGATCTCCTCGGCCAGCAGCCGCAGGTGCAAACCGCGCAGGTACACCTCAGCAGGGCCGCCCTTCAAACTGTCGGCTCTGGTCCGCTCGGTGGTGGCCTGCTGATAACGCTGCCATTGGCTCGGGACGTCTCGTAGCTCCTTCTCCTGCTGGTAGGCCCGGTGGGCGATCTCGAAGGCGTCGTTGAGCGGTTTGAACGTATTGACCATCCGCTGGGCGGCCGCGAAGGTCTCCGGCCGGTCGAGCATGTTGTCCCGGATGAAGTAGTTCAGGTCGCCGACGTTCTTCATCGCCTTGGCCTTGCCCAGCAGCGACAGCGCCGACTTGGAACCGCCAAGGCCGATCATCGCCGCAAGATCACGGATGTACGCTTCCTGGCTCGAAGGATAGGACACCGGGTAGGCGGCTTTCAGCCACCGGGTGTCGAATCCGCGTTCGGCCCACCCTTCCAGATCGGTCAGGGTGAACTGCCCTTGGGCGATCATGTACAGCGGTTTGAGATTCGCGCTGTCGTTGTCCACACCCGTGAACCACTTGACCGTCACGGCAGTCACGACGCTGCCAGCCGCGTCGTCGTAGGTCGCGCCGATCGCTGACCATGTCGGCTTGCCGCCGCGCAGATAGCGGACCTGCGACTGCTCGTGCTCGTCGTTGGTCTCCGACCAGGCGCCACGGACATAGTCGGCGACGCTGCGGGTCGCTTGCTTGGATCCTCGGGCCGTCAGATCCGCCGAGGCATTGAACCGCTGGTCGTGGGCTGGCAGCAGCACCGTGGAGTGCGCATCCATCAGCGACGACTTTCCCGACCCTGACGGGCCGGTGAACAGCACCCCTTGACGGTTGATCGGGAAGTCCTTGTATCCGCTGAACGTGCCCCAGTTGACGATCTGCAGCCTCACCAAGCGGAACTGGCGCAGCTGGGTGACATCGCTCGTGTCAGTCATCAGCGGGCTCCTGCTCTGCATCCGAGCCGCGGACCTGCCCGCCAGCGATGGCCTGGTACTTGTCGGTCAGCGCGTCCACCTGCTCCGCAGTGAGGATCGAGGTGATCACCGGGTAGATGATGTAGCGGTCGGCGCCTCTGACAGGTTTGATGATCGCCGCATCGTCCAGAGCCGTGATCGCCGTCCGGACCTTTTTGAGGAACCCGGCCTCGTCGGTGTCGCCTGAGGGCTTGTAGGCCATCATGTGATCGATCATGTCGGCGGTCTCCACGACCGGCTCATCCGGTGACATCACGTACTGCTGGTACAGGTACAGCGCCAACGCGCTGGCTGCAAGACTGAGCGTCTTGCTGCGCAGAATGGCGCGGCTGTGCGGGCTGGGGTCGAAAGCCTGCCGGGTGAAGGCGTAGCGGTGCTCCCGGTTCACCTCCAGGATCAGGTTCAGCTCAGACAGTCGGCTGCGCAGCACATCCTCGTACTGCTGCACCACCGCCCAGTGTTTACGCGACTTCTCCGTCACGTGCGGCGCCGCGACCAGTTCCTGCAGCGTCCAGCACACCTCAGCGGGCAGCTCGCTGGCGTCGCCGTCGAAACGCGGCTGGCGCACACCACTGTCGACCAGCACACCGACGCTGGCCGCCAAACCCTCCGCGAACATCGCCTCGGCGTCGAGCACCGCCGGCTCCCGCCGGCCGTCGTCGTCGAACAGGTCTTCTCCGAAGACCTGTTCGAACAGTGGCCGCTCTTCTTCAGCCATCAGCTTCCCCACCGCCCCTGCCCGCTCGCCTTGAAGCCACCACCTGCGCCACCGGATCCGCAATCGGCTCGCCGAACACCAGATAGGGAACCGTGATCCGCCGCTGGCCTCGGCTGGAGTTCACCCACACACTCGCCTGGTCTGCGGTGTCGACGTCGCCGTGCTTGGTCGCCAACCACCACAGCCCGATCACGTCGCCGGTACGCGGGGCGTCGACGTGCTTGAGCACCTCCGCCAACGTGGCGTAACCGCCATGTGATTGCAACGCCGCGCCGACCGCCGCCCGCAGCCCAGACCAGTCGATCGACTCCCGGCCCGCCAGAGCCGTCGCGTCGATGACGAACTCGTCGCTGGAGTCCGCCACCGGATCCGGCAAGACCGCCGTCCCCGAGTGGAGTTTCAACCTGCCCACCGAGGCGGCATCGACGCCGCTCATCGGCACGACGAAGCCGATGTCGCGGCCGCCGTGGCTTCGCTCGAACGCATCAGCGGCCGCTGCCTGGGCTTCACCGACCCGGGTACGCATACTGCGGTAATGCAGCGCGTCACCACCGCGCACGAAGTTGCTGATACGCCGAAACGCCACCGCCCGCACACCCTCGACCTCCTGCACCCGAGACCACATCGCGTCGATGAAATCCCGCAGAAGGTCGACGACATGCCGCGGAAGACTCGGCACCCGCATGATCACCTCAGCGGTGTCCGACTCGAGCTGCGACCGCAGCGACGGTGTGGCGATCACCGTGGCGAACGCACGAAACGCCTGACCCTCCGGCGACTCCGCGATGACGTCATGTCCGTCGAACATCCGCTGCAACACGTCGGCGAACTCCGCCGGATCCTCAGACAGCGTCTGGCGCAACAGAGCTGCCGTGTTGGCGTGCATCTGCTCACCGTATCGAGCTATGTCCGTAGGGATCTTCTCCACCAACTGCGCCAACACCACCACCCTGTCGACCAGGTCGCGATGATTGACCTCAGGCAGGTCACCACGGTCGAGGGCTTCGACCTGCGCCTCCAGCACAGCGATCTGCTGCTTGAGCGACTCCCGGCGGGTACGTGGATCGGGGTTGGCATCGGTGGCCACCTGTCGCATCTCCGACATCACCAGCGTCAGAGCGGAC
This window encodes:
- a CDS encoding DUF4194 domain-containing protein, with product MAEEERPLFEQVFGEDLFDDDGRREPAVLDAEAMFAEGLAASVGVLVDSGVRQPRFDGDASELPAEVCWTLQELVAAPHVTEKSRKHWAVVQQYEDVLRSRLSELNLILEVNREHRYAFTRQAFDPSPHSRAILRSKTLSLAASALALYLYQQYVMSPDEPVVETADMIDHMMAYKPSGDTDEAGFLKKVRTAITALDDAAIIKPVRGADRYIIYPVITSILTAEQVDALTDKYQAIAGGQVRGSDAEQEPADD
- a CDS encoding DUF3375 family protein translates to MPSKAEALLHEFRGNATADVTMSLLRSPYAVPYLAFMAAHLGDGQIVDGQSLTEALDAELPGLLLADADNPVSVTVPDAHEVLTNWTKRGWLYRGVDPVSRMERYQLTAGSSQAVRHMRGLQRHSSVATESALTLVMSEMRQVATDANPDPRTRRESLKQQIAVLEAQVEALDRGDLPEVNHRDLVDRVVVLAQLVEKIPTDIARYGEQMHANTAALLRQTLSEDPAEFADVLQRMFDGHDVIAESPEGQAFRAFATVIATPSLRSQLESDTAEVIMRVPSLPRHVVDLLRDFIDAMWSRVQEVEGVRAVAFRRISNFVRGGDALHYRSMRTRVGEAQAAAADAFERSHGGRDIGFVVPMSGVDAASVGRLKLHSGTAVLPDPVADSSDEFVIDATALAGRESIDWSGLRAAVGAALQSHGGYATLAEVLKHVDAPRTGDVIGLWWLATKHGDVDTADQASVWVNSSRGQRRITVPYLVFGEPIADPVAQVVASRRAGRGGGEADG